One genomic region from Thunnus maccoyii chromosome 16, fThuMac1.1, whole genome shotgun sequence encodes:
- the rock2a gene encoding rho-associated protein kinase 2 isoform X3, producing MSLGAERRTETRLKRLEDMIRNPRSAMNLESLLDSINALVLDLDYPALRKNKNIETFLNRYEAVIGQVRDLQMKSDDFDRVKVIGRGAFGEVQLVRHKISQKVYAMKLLSKFEMIKRSDSAFFWEERDIMAFANSPWVVQLCCAFQDEHYLYMVMEYMPGGDLVNLTSTYDVPEKWAKFYTAEVVMALDAIHSMGFIHRDVKPDNMLLDRHGHLKLADFGTCMKMDSTGMVHCDTAVGTPDYISPEVLKSQGGDGCYGRECDWWSVGVFIFEMLVGDTPFYADSLVGTYSKIMDHKNSLNFPDDVEISKDARNIICAFLTDREVRLGRNGVEEIKRHPFFKNDQWTFDTMRDTVAPVVPELSSDIDTSNFDEIEDDKGDVETFPTPKAFVGNQLPFVGFTYFKENQLLNISNNTSATHENSKGEWAAMQKKLHHLEVQLNNEKQVKDDVEHKYRAATGRLDKISKELEEEVSSRKNLESSMRQLEREKALLQHKSLESHRKAESEADRKRCLENEVNSLRDQLDDMKRRNQNSHISNEKNIHLQKQLEEANTLLRAESEAATRLRKTQTESSKQLQQLEANVRELQDKCCLLERSKLSLEKECISLQAALETERREHSQGSETISDLMGRISGLEEEARKQRQVLSKAETEKRQLQEKLTDLEKEKSNKEIDLTYKLKVLQQELEQEETSHKTTRAMLADKSKIKVTIEGAKSESMKEMEQKLAEERAAKLRLENRILELEKHSSMMDCDYKQALQKLDELRRHKDRLTEEVKNLTLKIEQETQKRNLTQNDLKAQNQQLSSLRTSEKQLRQEMNHLLDIKRSLEKQNQELRKERQDTDGQMKELQDQLEAEQYFSTLYKTQVRELKEECEERNKLYKDVQQSLQDQQEERDSLAAQLEITLTKADSEQLARSIAEEQYSDLEKEKIMKELELKEMMARHRQELAEKDITISSLEEANRTLTSDVANLANEKEELNNKLKEAVEETEKSKDWEQHINQMKQTFDKQLQSERTLKTQAVNKLAEIMNRKVDRGGGSRRGNDTDIRRKDKENRKLQAELRSEKEKLNSTIIKYQREINEMQAQLADESQMRIELQMALDSKDSDIEQLRNLLQSLSVQSMDSASVSSGPEFDADDAYAEMRLEGWLSLPVRNNTKKFGWEKKYVVVSSKKILFYNSEQDREQSIPYMVLDIDKLFHVRPVTQTDVYRADSKEIPRIFQILYANEGESKKEPEFPVEPLAIGEKSSYICHKGHEFIHTLYHFPTNCEACTKPLWNMFKPPPALECRRCHIKCHKDHMDKKEEIIAPCKVNYDVSTAKNLLLLAASQEEQQKWVSRLVKKIPKKPPPPEHFARSSPRASMKVQPSQSMRRPSRQLPTSKSS from the exons gaCTCCATAAACGCCCTTGTCTTGGACTTGGACTACCCCGCACTACGCAAGAACAAAAACATCGAAACCTTCTTAAACAGAT ATGAGGCGGTCATAGGACAAGTTCGAGACCTACAGATGAAGTCTGATGACTTTGACAGAGTTAAAGTAATTGGTCGAGGGGCGTTCGGTGAGGTCCAACTG GTCAGACATAAAATCTCTCAGAAGGTCTACGCCATGAAGCTGCTGAGCAAGTTTGAGATGATCAAGCGCTCAGATTCAGCCTTCTTCTGGGAAGAAAGGGACATCATGGCCTTCGCCAACAGTCCCTGGGTTGTGCAG TTGTGCTGTGCCTTCCAAGATGAGCACTACCTCTACATGGTGATGGAGTACATGCCAGGAGGTGACCTGGTCAACCTCACCAGCACCTATGACGTGCCGGAGAAATGGGCCAAATTCTACACAGCAGAGGTGGTGATGGCCCTGGATGCCATTCACTCCATGGGCTTCATCCACCGTGACGTCAAGCCGGACAACATGCTGCTGGACAGACACGGACACCTGAAGCTGGCCGACTTCGGCACGTGCATGAAGATGGACTCT ACCGGCATGGTGCACTGTGATACAGCGGTCGGTACTCCGGACTACATCTCTCCAGAGGTGCTGAAATCCCAGGGAGGAGATGGGTGTTATGGGAGAGAGTGTGACTGGTGGTCCGTAGGGGTCTTCATCTTTGAAATGCTTGTCG GTGACACACCGTTCTACGCTGACTCTCTGGTGGGAACTTACAGTAAGATCATGGACCATAAAAACTCTCTGAACTTCCCTGATGATGTGGAGATCTCCAAAGATGCCAGGAATATTATCTGTGCCTTCCTGACTGACAG GGAGGTGCGATTGGGCAGGAACGGCGTGGAGGAAATCAAGCGACACCCTTTCTTCAAGAATGACCAGTGGACCTTTGACACCATGAGAGACA CGGTTGCCCCTGTGGTTCCAGAGCTGAGCAGCGACATAGACACCAGTAACTTTGATGAGATCGAAGACGACAAAGGCGACGTAGAAACTTTCCCCACTCCTAAGGCCTTTGTTGGAAACCAGTTACCCTTTGTTGGCTTCACCTACTTCAAAGAAAACCA GTTACTAAACATCTCCAACAACACCTCGGCCACTCATGAGAATTCAAAAGGAGAG tGGGCAGCGATGCAGAAGAAACTTCACCACCTGGAGGTGCAGCTGAATAATGAGAAACAGGTCAAAGATGATGTAGAGCACAAATACAG agcTGCCACTGGTCGCCTAGACAAAATCTCCAAAGAACTTGAGGAAGAG gTGAGCAGCAGGAAGAATCTGGAGTCAAGCATGAGGCAGCTGGAGAGGGAGAAGGCCCTGCTGCAGCACAAGAGCCTGGAGAGCCACCGCAAGGCTGAGAGCGAGGCCGACAGGAAGCGCTGCCTGGAGAATGAAG TCAACAGCCTTCGAGACCAGCTGGACGACATGAAAAGAAGAAACCAGAATTCACACATTTCCAATGAGAAGAACATTCACCTTCAGAAACAG CTGGAAGAAGCCAACACGTTGCTGCGGGCCGAGTCGGAGGCGGCGACGAGGCTCCGTAAAACCCAGACGGAGAGCAgcaagcagctgcagcagctggaggccAACGTGCGTGAGCTGCAGGACAAATGTTGTCTGCTGGAGCGCAGCAAGCTGAGCCTGGAGAAGGAATGCATCAGTCTGCAGGCGGCACTGGAGACAGAGCGGAGGGAGCACAGCCAGGGCTCAGAGACCATCAGCGACCTGATGG GACGAATCTCTGGTCTGGAGGAGGAGGCACGTAAGCAGAGACAAGTCCTGTCTAAAGCGGAGACTGAGAAGAGACAGCTTCAGGAGAAACTCACTGACCTGGAGAAG GAGAAGAGCAACAAGGAGATTGATTTGACCTACAAGCTGAAGGTGCTGCAGCAGGAGCTGGAACAGGAGGAGACCTCTCACAAGACCACCAGGGCAATGCTGGCAGACAAGAGCAAGATCAAAGTAACCATCGAGGGTGCCAAGTCAGAGTCCATGAAGG AGATGGAGCAGAAGCTGGCGGAGGAGCGAGCAGCCAAACTGCGGCTGGAGAACAGAATACTGGAGCTGGAGAAGCACAGCAGCATGATGGACTGTGACTATAAACAGGCTCTGCAGAAACTGGACGAGCTGCGCAGACACAAGGACCGCCTCACCGAGGAG GTGAAGAACCTGACGCTGAAGATCGAGCAGGAAACCCAGAAGCGTAACCTGACTCAGAACGACCTGAAGGCCCAAAACCAACAACTCAGCTCTCTGCGAACGTCCGAGAAGCAGctcagacaggaaatgaatcaCCTGCTGGACATCAAACGCAGCTTGGAGAAACAAAACCAAGAGCTGCGCAA agaaagacaagacaCAGACGGACAAATGAAGGAATTACAAGATCAGTTAGAGGCCGAACAGTATTTCTCT ACGCTGTATAAGACACAGGTTCGTGAACTTAAGGAGGAGTGTGAGGAGAGGAACAAACTCTACAAAGACGTGCAGCAGTCCCTGCAGGATCAACAGGAAGAGAG ggATTCTTTGGCAGCTCAGCTTGAGATCACCCTGACTAAGGCTGACTCAGAGCAGCTGGCGCGCTCTATTGCAGAGGAGCAGTACTCGGACCTGGAGAAGGAGAAAATAATGAAGGAGCTGGAGCTGAAGGAGATGATGGCCCGCCACCGTCAGGAACTGGCTGAGAAGGACATCACCATCAGTTCG CTGGAGGAAGCCAACAGGACCTTGACCAGCGATGTCGCCAATCTGGCCAATGAGAAGGAGGAGCTGAATAATAAACTGAAGGAGGCAGTAGAGG aaaCAGAGAAGTCCAAGGATTGGGAGCAGCATATCAACCAGATGAAGCAGACATTTGATAAGCAGCTGCAGTCAGAGAGGACACTGAAAACTCAG GCCGTCAATAAGCTGGCAGAGATCATGAACAGGAAGGTGGATCGCGGTGGAGGCAGTCGCCGTGGTAACGACACAGACATACGGCGAAAGGACAAGGAGAACAGGAAGCTGCAGGCGGAGCTCAGGTCGGAGAAGGAGAAGCTCAACAGCACCATCATCAAATACCAGAGAGAGATCAACGAAATGCAGGCG CAATTGGCAGATGAGAGCCAGATGCGTATCGAGCTGCAGATGGCTCTGGACAGTAAGGACAGCGACATCGAGCAGCTGAGGAACCTCCTGCAGTCGCTCAGCGTGCAATCCATGGACTCCGCCAGCGTCAGCAGCGGGCCTGAGTTTGATGCCGATGATGCGTACGCAG AAATGAGGCTCGAGGGGTGGCTCTCCCTCCCTGTAAGAAACAACACCAAGAAGTTCGGATGGGAGAAAAAG TATGTTGTAGTGAGCAGCAAAAAGATTCTCTTCTACAACAGCGAGCAAGACAGAGAGCAGTCCATTCCCTACATGGTGCTTGATATAGA CAAACTCTTCCATGTGAGGCCTGTCACTCAAACGGATGTGTACCGAGCTGACTCCAAAGAGATTCCCAGGATATTCCAG ATTCTTTATGCCAATGAAGGCGAGAGCAAAAAGGAGCCAGAGTTTCCCGTGGAGCCGCTGGCCATCGGGGAGAAGTCTAGCTACATCTGCCATAAAGGACACGAGTTCATCCACACGCTGTACCACTTCCCCACCAACTGTGAGGCGTGCACCAAGCCGCTGTGGAACATGTTCAAGCCGCCGCCAGCTCTGGAGTGTCGGCGCTGCCACATCAAGTGCCACAAGGACCATATGGACAAGAAGGAGGAGATCATCGCTCCCTGTAAAG TGAACTACGACGTGTCTACAGCCAagaacctgctgctgctggccgCGTCccaggaggagcagcagaagtGGGTCAGCCGACTGGTCAAGAAGATTCCCAAGAAGCCTCCGCCGCCAGAGCACTTTGCGCGCTCCTCGCCACGCGCCTCCATGAAGGTCCAGCCCAGCCAATCTATGAGGAGACCCAGTCGACAGCTCCCCACCAGCAAGAGCAG tTAA
- the rock2a gene encoding rho-associated protein kinase 2 isoform X2: MSLGAERRTETRLKRLEDMIRNPRSAMNLESLLDSINALVLDLDYPALRKNKNIETFLNRYEAVIGQVRDLQMKSDDFDRVKVIGRGAFGEVQLVRHKISQKVYAMKLLSKFEMIKRSDSAFFWEERDIMAFANSPWVVQLCCAFQDEHYLYMVMEYMPGGDLVNLTSTYDVPEKWAKFYTAEVVMALDAIHSMGFIHRDVKPDNMLLDRHGHLKLADFGTCMKMDSTGMVHCDTAVGTPDYISPEVLKSQGGDGCYGRECDWWSVGVFIFEMLVGDTPFYADSLVGTYSKIMDHKNSLNFPDDVEISKDARNIICAFLTDREVRLGRNGVEEIKRHPFFKNDQWTFDTMRDTVAPVVPELSSDIDTSNFDEIEDDKGDVETFPTPKAFVGNQLPFVGFTYFKENQLLNISNNTSATHENSKGEWAAMQKKLHHLEVQLNNEKQVKDDVEHKYRAATGRLDKISKELEEEVSSRKNLESSMRQLEREKALLQHKSLESHRKAESEADRKRCLENEVNSLRDQLDDMKRRNQNSHISNEKNIHLQKQLEEANTLLRAESEAATRLRKTQTESSKQLQQLEANVRELQDKCCLLERSKLSLEKECISLQAALETERREHSQGSETISDLMGRISGLEEEARKQRQVLSKAETEKRQLQEKLTDLEKEKSNKEIDLTYKLKVLQQELEQEETSHKTTRAMLADKSKIKVTIEGAKSESMKEMEQKLAEERAAKLRLENRILELEKHSSMMDCDYKQALQKLDELRRHKDRLTEEVKNLTLKIEQETQKRNLTQNDLKAQNQQLSSLRTSEKQLRQEMNHLLDIKRSLEKQNQELRKERQDTDGQMKELQDQLEAEQYFSTLYKTQVRELKEECEERNKLYKDVQQSLQDQQEERDSLAAQLEITLTKADSEQLARSIAEEQYSDLEKEKIMKELELKEMMARHRQELAEKDITISSLEEANRTLTSDVANLANEKEELNNKLKEAVEETEKSKDWEQHINQMKQTFDKQLQSERTLKTQAVNKLAEIMNRKVDRGGGSRRGNDTDIRRKDKENRKLQAELRSEKEKLNSTIIKYQREINEMQAQLADESQMRIELQMALDSKDSDIEQLRNLLQSLSVQSMDSASVSSGPEFDADDAYAEMRLEGWLSLPVRNNTKKFGWEKKYVVVSSKKILFYNSEQDREQSIPYMVLDIDKLFHVRPVTQTDVYRADSKEIPRIFQILYANEGESKKEPEFPVEPLAIGEKSSYICHKGHEFIHTLYHFPTNCEACTKPLWNMFKPPPALECRRCHIKCHKDHMDKKEEIIAPCKVNYDVSTAKNLLLLAASQEEQQKWVSRLVKKIPKKPPPPEHFARSSPRASMKVQPSQSMRRPSRQLPTSKSRLFPVND, encoded by the exons gaCTCCATAAACGCCCTTGTCTTGGACTTGGACTACCCCGCACTACGCAAGAACAAAAACATCGAAACCTTCTTAAACAGAT ATGAGGCGGTCATAGGACAAGTTCGAGACCTACAGATGAAGTCTGATGACTTTGACAGAGTTAAAGTAATTGGTCGAGGGGCGTTCGGTGAGGTCCAACTG GTCAGACATAAAATCTCTCAGAAGGTCTACGCCATGAAGCTGCTGAGCAAGTTTGAGATGATCAAGCGCTCAGATTCAGCCTTCTTCTGGGAAGAAAGGGACATCATGGCCTTCGCCAACAGTCCCTGGGTTGTGCAG TTGTGCTGTGCCTTCCAAGATGAGCACTACCTCTACATGGTGATGGAGTACATGCCAGGAGGTGACCTGGTCAACCTCACCAGCACCTATGACGTGCCGGAGAAATGGGCCAAATTCTACACAGCAGAGGTGGTGATGGCCCTGGATGCCATTCACTCCATGGGCTTCATCCACCGTGACGTCAAGCCGGACAACATGCTGCTGGACAGACACGGACACCTGAAGCTGGCCGACTTCGGCACGTGCATGAAGATGGACTCT ACCGGCATGGTGCACTGTGATACAGCGGTCGGTACTCCGGACTACATCTCTCCAGAGGTGCTGAAATCCCAGGGAGGAGATGGGTGTTATGGGAGAGAGTGTGACTGGTGGTCCGTAGGGGTCTTCATCTTTGAAATGCTTGTCG GTGACACACCGTTCTACGCTGACTCTCTGGTGGGAACTTACAGTAAGATCATGGACCATAAAAACTCTCTGAACTTCCCTGATGATGTGGAGATCTCCAAAGATGCCAGGAATATTATCTGTGCCTTCCTGACTGACAG GGAGGTGCGATTGGGCAGGAACGGCGTGGAGGAAATCAAGCGACACCCTTTCTTCAAGAATGACCAGTGGACCTTTGACACCATGAGAGACA CGGTTGCCCCTGTGGTTCCAGAGCTGAGCAGCGACATAGACACCAGTAACTTTGATGAGATCGAAGACGACAAAGGCGACGTAGAAACTTTCCCCACTCCTAAGGCCTTTGTTGGAAACCAGTTACCCTTTGTTGGCTTCACCTACTTCAAAGAAAACCA GTTACTAAACATCTCCAACAACACCTCGGCCACTCATGAGAATTCAAAAGGAGAG tGGGCAGCGATGCAGAAGAAACTTCACCACCTGGAGGTGCAGCTGAATAATGAGAAACAGGTCAAAGATGATGTAGAGCACAAATACAG agcTGCCACTGGTCGCCTAGACAAAATCTCCAAAGAACTTGAGGAAGAG gTGAGCAGCAGGAAGAATCTGGAGTCAAGCATGAGGCAGCTGGAGAGGGAGAAGGCCCTGCTGCAGCACAAGAGCCTGGAGAGCCACCGCAAGGCTGAGAGCGAGGCCGACAGGAAGCGCTGCCTGGAGAATGAAG TCAACAGCCTTCGAGACCAGCTGGACGACATGAAAAGAAGAAACCAGAATTCACACATTTCCAATGAGAAGAACATTCACCTTCAGAAACAG CTGGAAGAAGCCAACACGTTGCTGCGGGCCGAGTCGGAGGCGGCGACGAGGCTCCGTAAAACCCAGACGGAGAGCAgcaagcagctgcagcagctggaggccAACGTGCGTGAGCTGCAGGACAAATGTTGTCTGCTGGAGCGCAGCAAGCTGAGCCTGGAGAAGGAATGCATCAGTCTGCAGGCGGCACTGGAGACAGAGCGGAGGGAGCACAGCCAGGGCTCAGAGACCATCAGCGACCTGATGG GACGAATCTCTGGTCTGGAGGAGGAGGCACGTAAGCAGAGACAAGTCCTGTCTAAAGCGGAGACTGAGAAGAGACAGCTTCAGGAGAAACTCACTGACCTGGAGAAG GAGAAGAGCAACAAGGAGATTGATTTGACCTACAAGCTGAAGGTGCTGCAGCAGGAGCTGGAACAGGAGGAGACCTCTCACAAGACCACCAGGGCAATGCTGGCAGACAAGAGCAAGATCAAAGTAACCATCGAGGGTGCCAAGTCAGAGTCCATGAAGG AGATGGAGCAGAAGCTGGCGGAGGAGCGAGCAGCCAAACTGCGGCTGGAGAACAGAATACTGGAGCTGGAGAAGCACAGCAGCATGATGGACTGTGACTATAAACAGGCTCTGCAGAAACTGGACGAGCTGCGCAGACACAAGGACCGCCTCACCGAGGAG GTGAAGAACCTGACGCTGAAGATCGAGCAGGAAACCCAGAAGCGTAACCTGACTCAGAACGACCTGAAGGCCCAAAACCAACAACTCAGCTCTCTGCGAACGTCCGAGAAGCAGctcagacaggaaatgaatcaCCTGCTGGACATCAAACGCAGCTTGGAGAAACAAAACCAAGAGCTGCGCAA agaaagacaagacaCAGACGGACAAATGAAGGAATTACAAGATCAGTTAGAGGCCGAACAGTATTTCTCT ACGCTGTATAAGACACAGGTTCGTGAACTTAAGGAGGAGTGTGAGGAGAGGAACAAACTCTACAAAGACGTGCAGCAGTCCCTGCAGGATCAACAGGAAGAGAG ggATTCTTTGGCAGCTCAGCTTGAGATCACCCTGACTAAGGCTGACTCAGAGCAGCTGGCGCGCTCTATTGCAGAGGAGCAGTACTCGGACCTGGAGAAGGAGAAAATAATGAAGGAGCTGGAGCTGAAGGAGATGATGGCCCGCCACCGTCAGGAACTGGCTGAGAAGGACATCACCATCAGTTCG CTGGAGGAAGCCAACAGGACCTTGACCAGCGATGTCGCCAATCTGGCCAATGAGAAGGAGGAGCTGAATAATAAACTGAAGGAGGCAGTAGAGG aaaCAGAGAAGTCCAAGGATTGGGAGCAGCATATCAACCAGATGAAGCAGACATTTGATAAGCAGCTGCAGTCAGAGAGGACACTGAAAACTCAG GCCGTCAATAAGCTGGCAGAGATCATGAACAGGAAGGTGGATCGCGGTGGAGGCAGTCGCCGTGGTAACGACACAGACATACGGCGAAAGGACAAGGAGAACAGGAAGCTGCAGGCGGAGCTCAGGTCGGAGAAGGAGAAGCTCAACAGCACCATCATCAAATACCAGAGAGAGATCAACGAAATGCAGGCG CAATTGGCAGATGAGAGCCAGATGCGTATCGAGCTGCAGATGGCTCTGGACAGTAAGGACAGCGACATCGAGCAGCTGAGGAACCTCCTGCAGTCGCTCAGCGTGCAATCCATGGACTCCGCCAGCGTCAGCAGCGGGCCTGAGTTTGATGCCGATGATGCGTACGCAG AAATGAGGCTCGAGGGGTGGCTCTCCCTCCCTGTAAGAAACAACACCAAGAAGTTCGGATGGGAGAAAAAG TATGTTGTAGTGAGCAGCAAAAAGATTCTCTTCTACAACAGCGAGCAAGACAGAGAGCAGTCCATTCCCTACATGGTGCTTGATATAGA CAAACTCTTCCATGTGAGGCCTGTCACTCAAACGGATGTGTACCGAGCTGACTCCAAAGAGATTCCCAGGATATTCCAG ATTCTTTATGCCAATGAAGGCGAGAGCAAAAAGGAGCCAGAGTTTCCCGTGGAGCCGCTGGCCATCGGGGAGAAGTCTAGCTACATCTGCCATAAAGGACACGAGTTCATCCACACGCTGTACCACTTCCCCACCAACTGTGAGGCGTGCACCAAGCCGCTGTGGAACATGTTCAAGCCGCCGCCAGCTCTGGAGTGTCGGCGCTGCCACATCAAGTGCCACAAGGACCATATGGACAAGAAGGAGGAGATCATCGCTCCCTGTAAAG TGAACTACGACGTGTCTACAGCCAagaacctgctgctgctggccgCGTCccaggaggagcagcagaagtGGGTCAGCCGACTGGTCAAGAAGATTCCCAAGAAGCCTCCGCCGCCAGAGCACTTTGCGCGCTCCTCGCCACGCGCCTCCATGAAGGTCCAGCCCAGCCAATCTATGAGGAGACCCAGTCGACAGCTCCCCACCAGCAAGAGCAG ACTGTTCCCTGTGAACGACTGA